One part of the Eulemur rufifrons isolate Redbay chromosome 16, OSU_ERuf_1, whole genome shotgun sequence genome encodes these proteins:
- the LOC138396278 gene encoding keratin, type II cytoskeletal 2 epidermal-like isoform X1, producing MSCQLSYKSRGRGGGGGGFRGFSSGSAVVSSGSRRSTSGFSCLSRHGGGGGGFGGGGFGSRSLVGLGGTKSISISVARGGGSFGSSGGFGGRGGGFGGGSGFGGGGFGGGGFGGGSGFGGGGFGGSGFGGGRFGGGGGFGGFGGPGGSGPGGYPGGGIHEVSVNQSLLQPLNVKVDPEIQNVKSQEREQIKTLNNKFASFIDKVRFLEQQNQVLRTKWELLQQLDVGTRTTNLDPIFQAYIEDLKRYVDRLSAERTSQDSELSNMQDLVEDFRKKYEDEINKRTAAENDFVTLKKDVDNAYITKVELQAKVDVQNQDLEFLKILFDAELSQRQQTITDTNVILSMDNNRNLDLNGIIDEVRAQYEDIAQKSKTEAEALYHSKYEELQVTAGKHGDSLREIKTEISELNRVIQRLKGEIAHVKKQCKSVQDAIADAEQRGEHAIKDAKNKLIELEEALQQSREDLARLLRDYQELMNVKLALDVEIATYRKLLEGEECRMSGDLSSSVTVSVTSSTISSNVASKAGFGGQGYGGRGSSSGGGGGYSSGSGSYGSGGRGSSSRGGGGGGSGSGGGYGSGGGSGGKYGSGGGSRGGSSSGGGYGSGGGYGSGSVSGGGGSGGGSRGGSSSGGGYGSGGGSRGGSGSVGGGSGSVKGGSGSVEAFGSSVTFSFR from the exons ATGAGTTGTCAGCTCTCGTACAAATCtcgaggaagaggaggaggaggtggaggattCCGGGGCTTCAGCAGCGGCTCAGCTGTGGTCTCCAGTGGCAGCCGGAGATCCACTTCCGGCTTCTCCTGCTTGAGCCGCCatggcggtggcggagggggctTCGGTGGAGGCGGCTTTGGCAGTCGGAGTCTTGTTGGCCTTGGAGGGACCAAGAGCATCTCCATTAGTGTGGCTAGAGGAGGTGGAAGCTTTGGCTCCAGTGGTGGATTTGGTGGCAGAGGAGGTGGCTTCGGAGGCGGCAGTGGCTTTGGAGGTGGTGGCTTCGGAGGCGGCGGCTTTGGAGGAGGCAGCGGCTTCGGAGGCGGCGGTTTTGGTGGAAGCGGCTTTGGTGGAGGCCGCTTTGGAGGTGGCGGTGGCTTTGGAGGTTTTGGGGGTCCTGGTGGCTCCGGACCTGGAGGATACCCTGGTGGAGGCATCCACGAAGTCTCTGTCAACCAGAGCCTCCTACAGCCTCTCAACGTGAAAGTCGACCCAGAGATCCAGAATGTGAAGTCTCAGGAGCGGGAACAGATCAAAACTCTCAATAACAAATTTGCCTCCTTCATCGACAAG GTGCGGTTCCTGGAGCAGCAGAACCAGGTGCTGCGCACCAAATGGGAGCTGCTGCAGCAGCTGGATGTTGGCACCCGCACCACCAACCTGGATCCCATCTTCCAGGCGTACATTGAGGACCTCAAGAGATATGTGGATAGGCTCTCGGCGGAAAGAACGTCGCAGGATTCAGAGCTGAGCAACATGCAGGATCTTGTGGAGGATTTTAGGAAGAA GTATGAAGATGAAATCAACAAGCGCACAGCCGCTGAGAATGACTTTGTGACACTTAAAAAG GACGTGGACAATGCTTACATAACGAAGGTGGAGCTGCAGGCCAAGGTGGATGTGCAGAACCAGGACCTTGAGTTCCTGAAAATTCTCTTTGACGCG GAGCTGTCCCAGAGGCAACAGACTATCACCGACACCAACGTCATCCTCTCCATGGACAACAACCGCAACCTGGACCTGAATGGCATCATCGATGAGGTCCGTGCCCAGTATGAGGACATTGCCCAGAAAAGCAAAACTGAGGCCGAGGCGCTGTACCACAGCAAG TATGAAGAGCTCCAGGTCACTGCTGGGAAACACGGAGACAGCCTGCGAGAGATCAAGACGGAGATCAGCGAGCTGAACCGCGTGATCCAGAGGCTGAAAGGGGAGATCGCCCACGTGAAGAAGCAG TGTAAGAGTGTGCAAGATGCCATCGCAGACGCTGAGCAGCGTGGGGAGCACGCCATCAAGGACGCCAAGAACAAGCTGATCGAGCTGGAGGAGGCCCTGCAACAGTCCCGGGAGGACCTGGCCCGGCTGCTGCGCGACTACCAGGAGCTCATGAACGTGAAGCTGGCCCTGGACGTGGAGATCGCCACCTACCGCAAGCTGCTGGAGGGCGAGGAGTGCAG GATGTCTGGAGACCTGAGCAGCAGTGTGACCGTGT CCGTGACAAGCAGCACCATTTCTTCAAATGTGGCATCCAAAGCTGGCTTCGGGGGCCAGGGTTATGGAGGTAGAGGGTCCAGTTCTGGTGGAGGAGGCGGCTACAGCTCTGGAAGTGGCAGTTATGGCTCTGGAGGCAGAGGGTCCAGCTCcagaggtggtggtggaggaggcTCCGGCTCTGGAGGAGGATACGGCTCTGGCGGTGGCTCTGGAGGAAAATACGGATCCGGAGGTGGCTCTAGGGGAGGTTCCAGCTCTGGAGGAGGATACGGCTCTGGAGGAGGATATGGCTCTGGAAGTGTCTCTGGAGGCGGCGGCTCTGGCGGTGGCTCCAGAGGGGGCTCCAGCTCTGGAGGAGGATACGGCTCTGGAGGTGGCTCCAGAGGGGGCTCTGGCTCTGTAGGGGGAGGCTCTGGCTCTGTAaagggtggttctggctcagttGAAGCTTTTGGTTCCAGCGTGACCTTCTCTTTTAGATAA
- the LOC138396278 gene encoding keratin, type II cytoskeletal 2 epidermal-like isoform X2 has translation MSCQLSYKSRGRGGGGGGFRGFSSGSAVVSSGSRRSTSGFSCLSRHGGGGGGFGGGGFGSRSLVGLGGTKSISISVARGGGSFGSSGGFGGRGGGFGGGSGFGGGGFGGGGFGGGSGFGGGGFGGSGFGGGRFGGGGGFGGFGGPGGSGPGGYPGGGIHEVSVNQSLLQPLNVKVDPEIQNVKSQEREQIKTLNNKFASFIDKVRFLEQQNQVLRTKWELLQQLDVGTRTTNLDPIFQAYIEDLKRYVDRLSAERTSQDSELSNMQDLVEDFRKKYEDEINKRTAAENDFVTLKKDVDNAYITKVELQAKVDVQNQDLEFLKILFDAELSQRQQTITDTNVILSMDNNRNLDLNGIIDEVRAQYEDIAQKSKTEAEALYHSKYEELQVTAGKHGDSLREIKTEISELNRVIQRLKGEIAHVKKQCKSVQDAIADAEQRGEHAIKDAKNKLIELEEALQQSREDLARLLRDYQELMNVKLALDVEIATYRKLLEGEECRMSGDLSSSVTVSVTSSTISSNVASKAGFGGQGYGGRGSSSGGGGGYSSGSGSYGSGGRGSSSRGGGGGGSGSGGGYGSGGGSGGKYGSGGGSRGGSSSGGGYGSGGGYGSGSVSGGGGSGGGSRGGSSSGGGYGSGGGGSGSVKGGSGSVEAFGSSVTFSFR, from the exons ATGAGTTGTCAGCTCTCGTACAAATCtcgaggaagaggaggaggaggtggaggattCCGGGGCTTCAGCAGCGGCTCAGCTGTGGTCTCCAGTGGCAGCCGGAGATCCACTTCCGGCTTCTCCTGCTTGAGCCGCCatggcggtggcggagggggctTCGGTGGAGGCGGCTTTGGCAGTCGGAGTCTTGTTGGCCTTGGAGGGACCAAGAGCATCTCCATTAGTGTGGCTAGAGGAGGTGGAAGCTTTGGCTCCAGTGGTGGATTTGGTGGCAGAGGAGGTGGCTTCGGAGGCGGCAGTGGCTTTGGAGGTGGTGGCTTCGGAGGCGGCGGCTTTGGAGGAGGCAGCGGCTTCGGAGGCGGCGGTTTTGGTGGAAGCGGCTTTGGTGGAGGCCGCTTTGGAGGTGGCGGTGGCTTTGGAGGTTTTGGGGGTCCTGGTGGCTCCGGACCTGGAGGATACCCTGGTGGAGGCATCCACGAAGTCTCTGTCAACCAGAGCCTCCTACAGCCTCTCAACGTGAAAGTCGACCCAGAGATCCAGAATGTGAAGTCTCAGGAGCGGGAACAGATCAAAACTCTCAATAACAAATTTGCCTCCTTCATCGACAAG GTGCGGTTCCTGGAGCAGCAGAACCAGGTGCTGCGCACCAAATGGGAGCTGCTGCAGCAGCTGGATGTTGGCACCCGCACCACCAACCTGGATCCCATCTTCCAGGCGTACATTGAGGACCTCAAGAGATATGTGGATAGGCTCTCGGCGGAAAGAACGTCGCAGGATTCAGAGCTGAGCAACATGCAGGATCTTGTGGAGGATTTTAGGAAGAA GTATGAAGATGAAATCAACAAGCGCACAGCCGCTGAGAATGACTTTGTGACACTTAAAAAG GACGTGGACAATGCTTACATAACGAAGGTGGAGCTGCAGGCCAAGGTGGATGTGCAGAACCAGGACCTTGAGTTCCTGAAAATTCTCTTTGACGCG GAGCTGTCCCAGAGGCAACAGACTATCACCGACACCAACGTCATCCTCTCCATGGACAACAACCGCAACCTGGACCTGAATGGCATCATCGATGAGGTCCGTGCCCAGTATGAGGACATTGCCCAGAAAAGCAAAACTGAGGCCGAGGCGCTGTACCACAGCAAG TATGAAGAGCTCCAGGTCACTGCTGGGAAACACGGAGACAGCCTGCGAGAGATCAAGACGGAGATCAGCGAGCTGAACCGCGTGATCCAGAGGCTGAAAGGGGAGATCGCCCACGTGAAGAAGCAG TGTAAGAGTGTGCAAGATGCCATCGCAGACGCTGAGCAGCGTGGGGAGCACGCCATCAAGGACGCCAAGAACAAGCTGATCGAGCTGGAGGAGGCCCTGCAACAGTCCCGGGAGGACCTGGCCCGGCTGCTGCGCGACTACCAGGAGCTCATGAACGTGAAGCTGGCCCTGGACGTGGAGATCGCCACCTACCGCAAGCTGCTGGAGGGCGAGGAGTGCAG GATGTCTGGAGACCTGAGCAGCAGTGTGACCGTGT CCGTGACAAGCAGCACCATTTCTTCAAATGTGGCATCCAAAGCTGGCTTCGGGGGCCAGGGTTATGGAGGTAGAGGGTCCAGTTCTGGTGGAGGAGGCGGCTACAGCTCTGGAAGTGGCAGTTATGGCTCTGGAGGCAGAGGGTCCAGCTCcagaggtggtggtggaggaggcTCCGGCTCTGGAGGAGGATACGGCTCTGGCGGTGGCTCTGGAGGAAAATACGGATCCGGAGGTGGCTCTAGGGGAGGTTCCAGCTCTGGAGGAGGATACGGCTCTGGAGGAGGATATGGCTCTGGAAGTGTCTCTGGAGGCGGCGGCTCTGGCGGTGGCTCCAGAGGGGGCTCCAGCTCTGGAGGAGGATACGGCTCTGGAG GGGGAGGCTCTGGCTCTGTAaagggtggttctggctcagttGAAGCTTTTGGTTCCAGCGTGACCTTCTCTTTTAGATAA